A segment of the Terriglobales bacterium genome:
GGATCGAGACTGGACCAGAATCTTGGCCGACGACACCACAGCCCGCCCGCAAAACACGGCGGAGAGCACTGCCGAAAGTGGGACGCATTCGTCCACTTCGACGGCGGTGGAAACCGCGGCGTCTCAGCGCCACGGGCCTTCCCCCGCAATCCGCAACGAGCAAAACAAACCGATGACTGAAGATTTCGCCACCGCACTGGAAAGCTACACCGCCGAAACCGAAGCCGCACCCACCGACGACCACGTCATTCAAGGCACCGTGGTCAAGATCACCCCGACGCACGTGGTGGTCGACGTGGGCGCCAAGTCCGAGGGCCTCGTTCCCATCGAGGAAGTCCGCGATCACGAGGGCAACGTACGCCTGAAGTCGGGCGACGAGATTGCCGTCATGATCGAGCGCGGCGAGACCGAAGAGGGTTACACCAAGCTCTCGCACCAGAAGGCCGCCCGCCTGCACGCCTGGGACGAAATCGAGGCGGCGTACAACTCCAAGCACGCCATCAAAGGACGCGTGATTGACCGCGTCAAGGGCGGGCTCAACGTCGACATTCTCGGCGCTCGCGCTTTCCTGCCCGGCTCGCAGGTGGACCTGCGCCCGGTGCGCAACCTGGACGGCTACAAGGGCCAGGAGATCGAAGTCCGCATCATCAAGCTCAACAAGAAGCGCGGCAACGTGGTCGTTTCGCGCAAGCAGCTGCTGGAAGAAGAGCTCTCCGAGAAGCGCTCCAAGACCCTCGAGCACCTGCAGGAAGGCGCGGTGCTCACCGGCACGGTGAAGAACCTCACCGACTACGGCGCTTTTGTAGATCTCGGAGGCATTGACGGTCTGCTCCACATCACCGACATGTCCTGGGGACGCCTCACGCACCCGCGCGACCTGGTGCAGGTGGGCGACGAGATCCAGGTGAAGGTGCTGAAGTACGACAAGGAAAAGCAGCGTGTCTCGCTCGGCTTCAAGCAGCTCACGCCCGATCCGTGGCTCGACGCCGCGCATCGCTACCCGGTGGGAGCGCACGTGAAGGGCCGCGTCATCAGCGTGACCGATTACGGCGCCTTCATCGAGCTCGAGCAGGGCATCGAGGGCCTGGTCCACGTCAGTGAAATGACCTGGTCCAAGCGCATGAAGCACCCGTCGAAGATCGTCAACGTGGGCGACCAGGTGGAAACGGTTGTGCTCAACGTGAATCCCACCGAGCGCCGCATTTCGCTCGGCTTGCGCCAGCTGGAAGCGAATCCCTGGGAGTCACTGCACGAAAAGTACCCGGTCGGCTCGCCGGTCGAAGGCCGCGTGCGCAACCTCACCGACTTCGGCGCCTTCGTCGAGATCGAAGACGGGATCGATGGGCTTGTGCACGTGAGCAACCTGAGCTGGACCAAGCGCGTGAAGCATCCGTCGGAAGTTCTGAAGAAGGGCGACAAGGTGAAGGCGGTCGTGCTCGCCATCGAGCCCGAGCATCGGCGCCTGTCACTCGGCATCAAGCAGCTCCAGCCCGACGTGTGGGAGACGTTTTTCAGCACGCATCGCATCGGTGACGTGGTGCACGGCAAGGTGCTGCGCGTGGCCAGCTTCGGCGCGTTCGTCGAAGTGGCCGAGGGCATCGAGGGCCTGTGCCACAACTCGGAAGCCGTCGGCGAAGACGGACACCCCATCAAGCTCGAACCCGGCCAGGAGCACG
Coding sequences within it:
- a CDS encoding 30S ribosomal protein S1, whose protein sequence is MADDTTARPQNTAESTAESGTHSSTSTAVETAASQRHGPSPAIRNEQNKPMTEDFATALESYTAETEAAPTDDHVIQGTVVKITPTHVVVDVGAKSEGLVPIEEVRDHEGNVRLKSGDEIAVMIERGETEEGYTKLSHQKAARLHAWDEIEAAYNSKHAIKGRVIDRVKGGLNVDILGARAFLPGSQVDLRPVRNLDGYKGQEIEVRIIKLNKKRGNVVVSRKQLLEEELSEKRSKTLEHLQEGAVLTGTVKNLTDYGAFVDLGGIDGLLHITDMSWGRLTHPRDLVQVGDEIQVKVLKYDKEKQRVSLGFKQLTPDPWLDAAHRYPVGAHVKGRVISVTDYGAFIELEQGIEGLVHVSEMTWSKRMKHPSKIVNVGDQVETVVLNVNPTERRISLGLRQLEANPWESLHEKYPVGSPVEGRVRNLTDFGAFVEIEDGIDGLVHVSNLSWTKRVKHPSEVLKKGDKVKAVVLAIEPEHRRLSLGIKQLQPDVWETFFSTHRIGDVVHGKVLRVASFGAFVEVAEGIEGLCHNSEAVGEDGHPIKLEPGQEHDFKIIKMNPDEKKVGLSLRAVGEEASRADVEAYKHPASSATTTLEELMTWKRAGNDQN